A single window of Pseudomonas benzenivorans DNA harbors:
- the pilG gene encoding twitching motility response regulator PilG — translation MEQHSEGLRVMVIDDSKTIRRTAETLLKKVGCEVITAVDGFDALAKIADSHPNIIFVDIMMPRLDGYQTCALIKNNSAFKATPVIMLSSKDGLFDKAKGRIVGSDQYLTKPFSKEELLGAIKAHVPDFTPVDQAS, via the coding sequence ATGGAACAGCATTCCGAGGGTTTGAGGGTGATGGTGATCGACGATTCGAAGACGATTCGTCGTACCGCGGAAACCCTGCTGAAGAAGGTGGGTTGCGAGGTGATCACCGCAGTAGACGGCTTCGATGCCCTGGCAAAGATCGCCGACAGTCATCCGAATATCATTTTTGTCGACATCATGATGCCGCGGCTCGATGGCTATCAGACCTGTGCCCTGATCAAGAACAACAGTGCGTTCAAGGCCACGCCGGTGATCATGCTGTCCTCCAAGGATGGCCTGTTCGACAAAGCCAAGGGACGTATCGTCGGTTCCGATCAGTACCTGACCAAGCCTTTCAGCAAGGAAGAGTTGCTCGGCGCGATCAAGGCCCACGTACCCGACTTCACTCCTGTGGACCAGGCCTCCTGA
- a CDS encoding CheR family methyltransferase — protein sequence MQSGVWALQPVVDMSAAEFRDWQTLLEERTGVVISEQRRAFLQTNLSARMRELGVPDYASYYRQVTDGPRGAVEWSTLLDRLTVQETRFFRHPASFEVLERHLAARLQQGLARPWELWSVGCSSGEEPYSLAISAAQVLRDSEWPEHFGVTGTDISLNALSKAREAVYGPRRLEQMAEDLRQRYFATQADGRFKVIPGLAARVCCARLNVLELAKAPMSGMDVIFCQNLLIYFRRWRRREILNRLAERLAPGGLLVVGVGEVVGWQHPELIPVADERVLAFTRKG from the coding sequence ATGCAGTCAGGCGTCTGGGCCTTGCAACCCGTGGTGGACATGTCCGCCGCGGAGTTTCGTGATTGGCAGACCCTGCTGGAAGAGCGTACCGGCGTGGTGATCAGCGAACAGCGTCGGGCATTTCTGCAGACCAACCTGAGTGCGCGGATGCGTGAGTTGGGCGTGCCGGACTACGCCAGCTACTACCGCCAGGTCACGGATGGACCACGCGGCGCGGTGGAGTGGTCGACCCTGCTGGATCGTCTGACCGTGCAGGAAACCCGCTTCTTCCGTCATCCCGCGTCATTCGAGGTGCTCGAGCGGCATCTGGCCGCGCGGTTGCAACAAGGCCTCGCACGTCCCTGGGAACTCTGGAGCGTGGGCTGCTCCAGCGGCGAGGAACCCTATTCGTTGGCCATCAGCGCCGCCCAGGTTCTGCGCGACAGCGAATGGCCCGAGCACTTCGGCGTGACCGGTACGGACATCAGCCTGAACGCCCTGAGCAAGGCGCGGGAGGCCGTGTACGGGCCACGCCGGCTCGAACAGATGGCAGAAGACCTGCGTCAGCGCTATTTCGCGACCCAGGCCGATGGCCGCTTCAAGGTAATACCGGGTCTGGCGGCGCGCGTCTGCTGCGCCAGGCTCAATGTGCTGGAACTGGCGAAGGCGCCAATGTCCGGTATGGACGTCATTTTTTGTCAGAACTTGCTGATCTATTTTCGCCGCTGGCGTCGCCGTGAAATCCTCAATCGCCTGGCTGAGCGCCTGGCACCAGGAGGGCTGCTGGTGGTGGGGGTGGGTGAAGTGGTCGGTTGGCAGCATCCGGAGCTGATACCGGTGGCCGACGAGCGAGTACTGGCGTTTACCCGCAAGGGATAG
- the gshB gene encoding glutathione synthase gives MSVRLGIVMDPITQIAFKKDSSLAMLLAAQTRGWSLFYMEQRDLYQAKGQARTRTRALKVFNDPQRWFELGDEQDLALSELDVILMRKDPPFDNEFLYSTHLLEQAEREGALVVNRPQSLRDCNEKLFATLFPQYTPPTLVSRRPDILREFAKEQRDIILKPLDGMGGTSIFRHREGDPNLSVILETLTAHGQQQIMAQRYLPAISEGDKRILMIDGEAVPYCLARIPSAGETRGNLAAGGRGEARPLSERDREIAAGVGPTLREKGLLFVGLDVIGDYLTEINVTSPTCIREIDAAFDTRIGERLMDKIAEKLNARSAS, from the coding sequence ATGAGCGTTCGCCTCGGCATAGTCATGGACCCTATCACGCAAATCGCCTTCAAAAAGGACAGCTCGCTGGCCATGCTGCTGGCCGCGCAAACACGCGGCTGGTCTCTCTTCTATATGGAGCAGCGCGACCTCTACCAGGCCAAGGGCCAGGCCCGCACCCGCACTCGCGCGCTCAAGGTGTTCAACGACCCCCAGCGCTGGTTCGAACTGGGCGATGAGCAGGACCTGGCGCTGAGCGAGCTGGACGTGATCCTGATGCGCAAGGATCCACCCTTCGACAACGAGTTCCTCTACTCCACCCACCTGCTGGAGCAGGCCGAACGGGAAGGCGCGCTGGTGGTCAACCGCCCGCAGAGCCTGCGCGACTGCAACGAGAAGCTGTTCGCCACCCTGTTCCCCCAATACACGCCACCGACCCTGGTCAGCCGCAGACCCGACATTCTGCGCGAGTTTGCCAAAGAGCAGCGTGACATCATTCTCAAACCCCTCGATGGCATGGGCGGAACTTCGATCTTTCGCCACCGCGAAGGCGACCCCAACCTCTCGGTGATACTCGAGACCCTCACCGCCCACGGCCAGCAACAGATCATGGCGCAGCGCTACCTGCCGGCCATCAGCGAGGGCGACAAGCGCATCCTGATGATCGACGGCGAAGCCGTGCCCTACTGCCTGGCACGCATCCCGTCCGCCGGCGAGACCCGTGGCAACCTGGCCGCCGGCGGTCGCGGCGAGGCGCGGCCGCTGAGCGAACGCGACCGCGAGATCGCCGCCGGTGTCGGCCCGACCCTGCGCGAGAAAGGCCTGCTGTTCGTCGGCCTGGACGTGATCGGCGACTACCTGACCGAGATCAACGTGACCAGCCCCACCTGCATCCGCGAGATCGACGCGGCCTTCGACACCCGCATCGGCGAGCGCCTGATGGACAAGATCGCCGAGAAGCTCAATGCGCGCAGTGCTTCATAG
- a CDS encoding methyl-accepting chemotaxis protein yields MKKLNTGNLFAGTRSSTLIAGLFIVLIVSIVLLFANFAYLNTQSNYDTEYISHSGELRVLSQRIAKNASEAAAGTAEAFGLLREARNDFQTRWGYLTDGNSASGVPAAPSAVQAQMAAVQQDWDSLRQNTDAILASEQTVLSLHEVAATLAETIPQLQVEYEEVVDILLESDAPAAQVSVAQRQSLLAERILGSVNKVLAGDEDSVQAADMFGRDASLFGRVLSAMLEGNAAMEISKVTDEEALERLAEISELFEFVSGSVDEILETSPELFQVRESANTIFSVSQTLLDKASELAAGFEQLANGRALNTLAGYVLGGLALASIILIGLVMVRETNRQLHETAEKNERNQTAILRLLDEIADLADGDLTVAATVTEDFTGAIADSINYSIDQLRDLVATINLTAVQVAGAAQETQATAMHLAEASEHQAQEIAGASAAINEMAVSIDQVSANASESSAVAERSVAIANKGNEVVHNTITGMDNIREQIQDTSKRIKRLGESSQEIGDIVSLINDIADQTNILALNAAIQASMAGDAGRGFAVVADEVQRLAERSSAATKQIEALVKTIQTDTNEAVISMEQTTSEVVRGARLAQDAGVALEEIEKVSKTLAALIQNISNAARQQASSAGHISNTMNVIQEITSQTSSGTTATAKSIGTLAKMASEMRKSVSGFTLPEAGEQA; encoded by the coding sequence ATGAAAAAACTCAACACAGGCAACTTATTCGCGGGTACGCGCAGCAGCACGCTGATCGCCGGACTGTTCATCGTCCTGATCGTCTCCATCGTGCTGTTGTTCGCGAACTTCGCCTACCTCAACACCCAGTCCAACTACGATACGGAATACATCAGCCACTCCGGTGAGCTGCGCGTATTGTCCCAGCGTATCGCCAAGAACGCCTCCGAAGCGGCGGCGGGTACCGCCGAGGCGTTCGGCCTGTTGCGCGAGGCGCGCAACGACTTCCAGACCCGCTGGGGGTATCTGACCGACGGCAACAGCGCCAGCGGCGTGCCCGCGGCGCCGAGCGCCGTGCAGGCGCAGATGGCGGCCGTGCAGCAGGACTGGGACAGCCTGCGGCAGAACACCGACGCCATTCTGGCCAGCGAGCAGACGGTACTTTCCCTGCATGAGGTAGCCGCCACCCTGGCCGAGACCATTCCGCAGCTGCAGGTCGAGTACGAGGAAGTGGTCGACATCCTGCTGGAGAGCGATGCGCCGGCAGCCCAGGTGTCGGTAGCCCAGCGCCAGTCGCTGCTGGCCGAACGTATTCTCGGCTCGGTGAACAAGGTGCTGGCCGGTGACGAGGACTCGGTGCAGGCTGCCGACATGTTCGGCCGTGACGCCAGTCTGTTCGGCCGTGTCCTGAGTGCGATGCTCGAAGGCAACGCGGCGATGGAAATCTCCAAGGTGACCGACGAAGAGGCCCTCGAGCGTCTGGCGGAGATTTCCGAGCTGTTCGAGTTTGTTTCCGGCTCGGTGGACGAGATTCTCGAGACTTCGCCTGAGCTGTTTCAGGTGCGTGAGTCGGCCAACACCATCTTCAGCGTGTCGCAGACCCTGCTGGACAAGGCCTCCGAACTGGCCGCCGGCTTCGAGCAACTGGCCAACGGCCGGGCCCTGAACACCCTCGCCGGATATGTGCTGGGCGGGTTGGCCTTGGCTTCGATCATCCTCATTGGCCTGGTCATGGTGCGCGAAACCAACCGCCAGCTGCACGAGACCGCGGAAAAGAACGAACGCAACCAGACCGCGATTTTGCGTCTGCTCGATGAGATCGCCGACCTCGCCGACGGTGACCTGACCGTGGCCGCAACCGTAACCGAAGACTTCACCGGCGCCATCGCCGACTCGATCAACTACTCCATCGACCAGCTGCGCGACCTGGTAGCGACCATCAACCTGACCGCCGTACAGGTTGCCGGCGCCGCCCAGGAAACCCAGGCCACGGCGATGCACCTGGCCGAGGCCTCGGAGCATCAGGCCCAGGAGATTGCCGGTGCGTCCGCGGCGATCAACGAAATGGCGGTGTCAATCGACCAGGTATCGGCCAACGCCTCGGAGTCCTCCGCGGTAGCGGAGCGCTCCGTAGCCATCGCCAACAAGGGCAACGAAGTCGTACACAACACCATCACCGGCATGGATAACATCCGTGAGCAGATCCAGGACACCTCGAAGCGGATCAAGCGCCTCGGCGAATCGTCCCAGGAGATCGGTGACATCGTCAGCCTGATTAACGACATTGCCGACCAGACCAACATCCTCGCCCTGAACGCCGCGATCCAGGCCTCCATGGCCGGTGACGCGGGCCGTGGCTTCGCCGTGGTAGCGGACGAAGTACAGCGTCTGGCGGAACGGTCCTCGGCGGCGACCAAGCAGATCGAGGCGCTGGTCAAGACCATTCAGACCGACACCAACGAGGCGGTGATCTCGATGGAACAGACCACCTCCGAGGTGGTGCGTGGGGCCCGTCTGGCGCAGGACGCCGGGGTGGCCCTGGAGGAGATCGAAAAGGTATCCAAGACCCTCGCGGCCTTGATCCAGAACATCTCCAACGCGGCGCGCCAGCAGGCCTCTTCGGCCGGTCACATCTCCAACACCATGAACGTGATCCAGGAGATCACCTCGCAGACCTCATCGGGCACCACGGCCACGGCGAAGAGCATCGGCACCCTGGCCAAGATGGCCAGTGAGATGCGCAAGTCGGTGTCCGGCTTTACCCTGCCGGAAGCCGGGGAGCAGGCATAA
- a CDS encoding chemotaxis protein CheW, translating to MSDAQTPFQLLLEIDQRCRQLAAGLPLQQTAVQTWSGIGFRMGERFFVAPMGEVGEVLHEPRYTLLPGVKSWVKGVANVRGRLLPVMDLCGFFGNELSPLRKQRRVLVVDHQDVFAGLTVDEVFGMQHFPVDAFSEQLPPLEASIKPFIHGVFQREQPWLVFSPHALAQHQGFLDVAY from the coding sequence ATGTCGGACGCGCAGACACCGTTTCAACTCCTACTCGAAATCGACCAGCGTTGTCGGCAGCTGGCGGCTGGCCTGCCGTTGCAGCAGACTGCCGTGCAGACCTGGAGCGGTATCGGCTTTCGCATGGGCGAGCGGTTCTTCGTGGCGCCCATGGGCGAGGTCGGTGAGGTTTTGCACGAGCCGCGCTACACCCTGCTGCCCGGGGTCAAGAGCTGGGTAAAGGGAGTTGCCAACGTGCGCGGCCGACTGCTTCCGGTGATGGACCTGTGCGGTTTCTTCGGCAACGAGCTGTCGCCGCTGCGCAAACAGCGGCGGGTGTTGGTGGTCGATCATCAAGACGTGTTCGCCGGCCTGACGGTCGATGAAGTGTTCGGCATGCAGCATTTTCCGGTGGATGCCTTCTCCGAGCAGCTGCCGCCGCTCGAGGCGTCCATCAAACCCTTTATTCACGGTGTTTTTCAACGCGAGCAACCCTGGTTGGTGTTTAGCCCTCATGCGCTGGCCCAGCATCAGGGGTTTCTCGACGTGGCGTATTAA
- the pilH gene encoding twitching motility response regulator PilH: MARILIVDDSPTEMYKLTTMLEKHGHQVLKAENGADGVALARQEKPDAVLMDIVMPGLNGFQATRQLTKDADTSHIPVIIVTTKDQETDKVWGKRQGAKDYLTKPIDEDTLLKTINAVLAG, translated from the coding sequence ATGGCTCGAATTCTGATTGTTGATGACTCGCCGACCGAGATGTACAAGCTGACCACCATGCTGGAGAAGCACGGGCATCAGGTGCTCAAGGCGGAAAATGGCGCCGATGGCGTCGCCCTGGCGCGCCAGGAGAAGCCGGATGCGGTGCTGATGGATATCGTCATGCCGGGCCTCAATGGCTTCCAGGCGACTCGCCAGCTGACCAAGGACGCCGATACCAGTCACATTCCGGTGATCATCGTCACCACCAAGGATCAGGAGACCGACAAGGTCTGGGGCAAGCGCCAGGGCGCCAAGGACTACCTGACCAAGCCGATCGATGAAGACACCTTGCTCAAAACCATTAATGCCGTATTGGCCGGCTGA